One window of the Dehalococcoidia bacterium genome contains the following:
- a CDS encoding amidohydrolase family protein, protein MTRRTRIRCGELIAFDGAEHRLLRNVDLVVRDDRVESIGNAAGPFDAEIDASHRLVSPGFVNLHLHSGSTVATRLVTERRYPSLFNAGYLAFSPRKGATPIGAGERAEIGGRATAVELLKSGCTTVVDLGQGCDPEAMATIFGELGIRAYLAPGFRSGAHVFVDGRLEIEWFPDEGLAALRAAVAFIERHAGRFNGRIQGMLFPYQGDTCTDRLLQETKAAARALGVKMQMHAAQSLYELHEMLRRTGKTTIQHFAEIGFLGPDLILAHCPFITGHPSTGLPGDEDLRLLGAFGVAVCHSPTTLFRRGHLLRSFDRYRAAGVTLALGTDHYPRDMMHEMRLASLMGKVAENDPGAADSLAVFNAATIGGATALGRPDLGRLYPGAKADLLVIDLRRIGAAPLRDPVQDLVLTGIPSDIKLVMIDGRVVCENGVVPGIDEDRLVAELQANAEAIFATIPNWHPTGGTVEEVAPRFLKPMDVYRYTPPA, encoded by the coding sequence ATGACCCGGCGGACCCGCATTCGCTGCGGCGAACTGATCGCCTTCGACGGCGCTGAGCATCGCCTTCTGCGCAATGTCGATCTCGTTGTCCGCGACGACCGGGTGGAGTCGATCGGGAATGCGGCGGGCCCGTTTGATGCTGAGATCGATGCGAGTCACCGGCTGGTGTCGCCGGGGTTTGTCAACCTCCATCTCCACTCGGGGTCGACGGTGGCGACGCGGCTTGTCACCGAGCGGCGCTACCCCTCGCTGTTTAATGCCGGCTATCTGGCGTTCAGCCCGAGGAAAGGCGCCACCCCGATTGGCGCTGGGGAGCGCGCCGAAATCGGGGGACGAGCGACTGCGGTAGAACTGCTGAAGTCGGGCTGCACGACTGTCGTCGACCTCGGCCAAGGCTGCGACCCCGAGGCGATGGCAACAATCTTCGGCGAGCTCGGCATCCGTGCCTACCTCGCGCCCGGGTTCCGCTCTGGCGCGCATGTCTTTGTCGACGGCCGTCTCGAGATCGAGTGGTTCCCCGACGAGGGGCTGGCCGCCCTGCGGGCAGCGGTGGCGTTTATCGAACGGCACGCCGGGCGCTTCAACGGCCGAATCCAAGGAATGCTCTTCCCCTACCAAGGCGACACCTGCACCGACCGGCTCCTTCAGGAGACGAAGGCGGCGGCCCGAGCGCTCGGGGTGAAGATGCAGATGCACGCCGCCCAAAGCCTCTATGAACTCCACGAGATGCTCCGGCGCACCGGGAAGACGACCATCCAGCATTTCGCTGAAATCGGCTTTCTCGGCCCCGACCTGATCCTCGCCCATTGCCCTTTCATCACCGGCCATCCGTCGACCGGGCTGCCGGGGGACGAAGACCTGCGCCTCCTCGGGGCGTTTGGGGTCGCCGTCTGCCACAGTCCCACCACCCTCTTTCGGCGCGGCCATCTCCTCCGTTCTTTCGACCGCTACCGAGCGGCGGGCGTCACCCTTGCGCTCGGCACCGACCACTATCCCCGCGACATGATGCATGAGATGCGCCTCGCTTCTCTGATGGGAAAAGTCGCGGAGAACGACCCTGGCGCGGCGGATTCACTCGCCGTTTTCAATGCAGCGACCATCGGCGGTGCCACCGCCCTGGGCCGCCCCGATCTGGGACGGCTATACCCGGGCGCTAAGGCAGACCTCCTCGTCATCGATCTTCGCCGGATCGGCGCCGCCCCGCTGCGGGATCCTGTTCAGGATCTTGTGCTGACGGGGATACCCTCCGACATCAAACTGGTGATGATCGACGGCCGCGTCGTCTGCGAGAACGGCGTCGTCCCCGGTATCGATGAGGATCGGCTTGTCGCCGAACTCCAAGCGAATGCCGAGGCGATCTTCGCGACGATCCCCAACTGGCACCCGACTGGCGGAACAGTGGAGGAGGTCGCGCCGCGTTTCCTCAAGCCGATGGACGTCTATCGGTATACGCCGCCGGCCTGA
- a CDS encoding PHP domain-containing protein: MLLKVALHAHTVRSDGTLTPNELLRRYAEHGFDVVAITDHDMELTEEELARLTVPDGLLVLRGSEVSYQQLYWQHVGHIWGETKLLRILNHPRRYGMTAEQVARAVKEHRFDAFEITNHGVYCPQYESLLLPRVATDDCHYPEMMNRAWMLVEVKERSGDAVIDAILRGDADVVIRDGPKPAPRQA; this comes from the coding sequence ATGCTGCTCAAAGTCGCGCTGCACGCGCACACGGTGCGCAGCGACGGCACGCTCACCCCGAACGAACTGCTGCGACGCTATGCGGAGCATGGGTTTGATGTCGTCGCCATCACCGACCATGATATGGAGCTGACCGAGGAGGAGCTGGCGCGGCTGACAGTCCCTGACGGGCTGCTCGTGCTGCGCGGGAGCGAGGTCTCTTACCAGCAGCTGTATTGGCAGCATGTCGGCCATATTTGGGGCGAGACGAAACTGCTTCGCATCCTCAACCACCCGCGCCGCTATGGGATGACCGCTGAGCAGGTGGCGCGCGCGGTCAAGGAGCACCGCTTCGACGCTTTTGAGATCACCAACCACGGCGTCTACTGCCCCCAATATGAAAGCCTGCTTCTTCCTCGGGTGGCGACCGATGATTGCCACTATCCCGAGATGATGAACCGCGCTTGGATGCTCGTTGAGGTCAAGGAGCGAAGCGGAGACGCCGTGATCGACGCCATCCTCCGGGGCGACGCCGACGTCGTCATCCGAGATGGCCCCAAACCTGCACCGCGACAGGCGTGA
- a CDS encoding TIGR03668 family PPOX class F420-dependent oxidoreductase, with protein MIPQEAERFVATARVGRLATIGDDGFPYLVPFCYVLYQGALWMPLDAKPKRVPVERLKRVRNLIARPNVGVVIDRWAEDWSQLGYVQIRGIASLVREGEEREAALRLLREKYPQYRMMPEIAVNPTVRITPVAVQVWGHLG; from the coding sequence ATGATCCCGCAGGAGGCTGAGCGCTTCGTCGCGACCGCGCGGGTTGGCCGCTTGGCGACGATCGGCGACGACGGCTTCCCCTATCTCGTCCCCTTCTGCTACGTCCTTTATCAGGGGGCACTCTGGATGCCGCTCGATGCGAAGCCGAAGCGCGTTCCTGTCGAGCGGCTGAAACGGGTTCGGAACCTGATCGCCCGGCCGAATGTCGGGGTCGTGATCGACCGGTGGGCAGAGGATTGGTCCCAGCTGGGATATGTCCAGATCCGGGGGATCGCCTCGCTCGTTCGCGAGGGGGAAGAGCGGGAGGCCGCGTTGCGCCTGCTGCGGGAGAAGTATCCCCAGTACCGCATGATGCCGGAGATCGCGGTCAATCCGACCGTTCGGATCACGCCTGTCGCGGTGCAGGTTTGGGGCCATCTCGGATGA
- a CDS encoding ferredoxin family protein: MTYVITENCIDTLDKSCLEVCPVDCIYYEEGVDRQLYIHPEECIDCGACEPACPVTAIFAEDEVPEDQRQFIEINALYFTDREAARARTNAIKPVSTV, translated from the coding sequence ATGACGTACGTCATTACGGAGAACTGTATCGACACTCTCGACAAGTCCTGTCTCGAAGTGTGTCCGGTTGATTGTATCTACTACGAAGAGGGGGTCGATCGGCAGCTGTATATCCACCCGGAAGAATGTATCGACTGCGGCGCCTGCGAGCCGGCCTGCCCCGTGACGGCGATCTTCGCTGAGGATGAAGTTCCCGAAGATCAGCGGCAGTTTATTGAGATCAATGCCCTCTACTTCACCGACCGGGAAGCCGCTCGCGCCCGAACGAACGCGATCAAGCCCGTGAGCACCGTGTAG
- a CDS encoding MBL fold metallo-hydrolase, with product MADPRARPLGSKTLLTVSDGTLRIGPERLFKGVPLAQSAPLLHSRDESGQALLPMRSLVIRGSGRLIVVDTGLGLHSPLRPAPGTLLLELAAAGIRPDEVTDVIISHAHGDHIGWATIEEERGRRTTFPNARYWMSETEFRHWTEPAQLNAAAAVRVQLPVIAASGQLELVEGEAEIAPGIRLVPTPGHTPGHCSVLITDGADAALFTGDISHHPLHFEKLNWNSEFDTDPVLAYRTRVRVLEQAAADRLLLISYHHPTPFGQAVYNGAAFRWQPV from the coding sequence ATGGCCGACCCGCGCGCGCGCCCGCTCGGCAGCAAGACCCTGCTGACCGTCTCGGACGGCACGCTTCGGATCGGTCCGGAGCGGCTGTTCAAGGGCGTTCCGCTTGCGCAGAGCGCGCCGCTGCTGCATTCCCGCGACGAGAGCGGGCAAGCGCTCCTGCCGATGCGGTCGCTCGTCATCCGGGGGAGCGGACGCCTGATTGTGGTTGATACCGGCTTGGGTCTCCACTCTCCGCTCCGGCCTGCGCCCGGCACGCTCCTGCTCGAGCTTGCCGCCGCGGGGATACGTCCCGACGAGGTGACGGATGTCATCATCAGTCATGCCCACGGCGATCACATTGGGTGGGCGACGATCGAGGAGGAGCGAGGCCGGCGCACCACCTTTCCCAACGCTCGCTATTGGATGTCGGAGACCGAGTTCCGACACTGGACTGAACCGGCCCAGCTGAACGCGGCCGCCGCCGTTCGCGTGCAGCTGCCCGTCATTGCGGCGTCCGGCCAGTTAGAGCTGGTTGAGGGGGAGGCGGAGATCGCGCCAGGCATTCGGCTCGTGCCGACACCCGGGCATACGCCGGGGCATTGCAGCGTGCTGATCACCGATGGGGCTGATGCCGCTCTCTTCACCGGCGATATCTCTCATCATCCGCTGCACTTCGAGAAGCTGAACTGGAACAGCGAATTCGACACCGATCCCGTCCTCGCCTACCGCACACGAGTGCGTGTCCTCGAGCAGGCAGCAGCTGACCGGCTGCTGCTCATCTCCTATCACCATCCGACGCCGTTCGGTCAGGCGGTCTACAACGGCGCCGCCTTCCGCTGGCAGCCAGTTTGA
- a CDS encoding DUF3891 family protein, translating into MIVQHLGDEVRLIFQHDHALHCGELAAAWGAPPFQAVPMPAVTAARLHDAGWQPWDAAPQIDSATGLPYRFYQMPVGAHLAIFRRGIAIAAEAGDLPGMLVSLHAEGLYNGRFGLVPGIGRKELASEEDERAVIQFLGEQARLRDRLRERLGISAIDPELWRLYRLLQVWDILSLSSLAAAPRPQQLPPAPAEDGERDIMLYPLAPGLFSLAPWPFRGDSLETCVPARRVPAAQYTAETIAAALERAMKETLLLRYIPGA; encoded by the coding sequence ATGATTGTTCAGCACCTTGGCGATGAGGTCCGCCTTATCTTCCAGCATGACCATGCGCTCCACTGCGGGGAACTCGCCGCGGCGTGGGGAGCGCCGCCGTTTCAAGCGGTTCCCATGCCTGCCGTTACGGCAGCGCGCCTTCACGATGCAGGGTGGCAGCCGTGGGATGCCGCGCCGCAGATCGACAGCGCGACCGGGCTTCCCTATCGGTTCTACCAGATGCCGGTCGGGGCGCACCTTGCGATCTTTCGGCGCGGGATCGCCATCGCGGCCGAGGCAGGCGACCTTCCCGGGATGCTCGTCAGCCTCCATGCCGAAGGGCTGTATAACGGCCGCTTCGGCCTAGTGCCGGGCATCGGCAGAAAAGAACTCGCGAGCGAGGAAGATGAGCGCGCCGTGATTCAGTTTCTCGGAGAGCAGGCGCGGCTTCGCGACCGGCTCCGCGAACGCTTGGGCATTTCTGCCATCGACCCCGAACTGTGGAGGCTGTATCGGCTTCTCCAAGTGTGGGATATCCTCTCGCTCTCTTCGCTCGCTGCCGCTCCGCGCCCGCAGCAGCTGCCGCCGGCGCCGGCGGAGGACGGCGAGCGCGACATCATGCTTTATCCGCTCGCGCCGGGACTGTTTTCGCTCGCGCCGTGGCCGTTCCGAGGGGATTCTCTCGAAACCTGCGTCCCCGCGCGGCGCGTCCCCGCCGCGCAGTACACCGCCGAGACGATCGCCGCAGCCCTCGAACGAGCGATGAAGGAGACGCTCCTGCTCCGCTACATTCCGGGGGCGTAG